A DNA window from Parabacteroides johnsonii DSM 18315 contains the following coding sequences:
- a CDS encoding RagB/SusD family nutrient uptake outer membrane protein encodes MKKYIYLFIILLSVVSCSDWLEEEPKSVAAETFYNTESEAAAAVAAPLANLKGYGGLDYFGTALCECFADYAYGRGSWASNSDYVGLDNTNQTRTANIWTKLYTAIRNCNVALERLPQASQMSEDKINSYIGELRFIRGLSYFYLVRYFGDIPLHIEENMSEYNIGKSSKDVIYELIESDLRFAVNNAPQTPRLAGTPSVNSAKSLLGEVYATLDRYEESKQLLEEVINSGQYSLVTVSSAADFNNIFGPEVVSSTEEIFYIKEYRENGQGNEYAMFCAHPGAMIDGNVMHGSGGWYGVYTTTENQLITDWDVKDYRKDYNLLLFDFGMGDNTYLLTKYHDANAPGASGAACDYPLIRYPDILLLYAEMAMRVTGSPTEDAMEKINMVHRRAYGYDPMTSSEVDFELKDYSTSEKFLELILKERMYEQFNEGKRWFDLIRLGIVKEQIKRVKGLDIQEKHLLFPIPQTEFNYNEALDPSKDQNPGY; translated from the coding sequence ATGAAAAAGTACATTTATTTATTCATTATATTATTATCGGTAGTTTCTTGTTCTGATTGGTTGGAAGAAGAGCCGAAGTCTGTTGCAGCAGAAACGTTTTATAATACGGAAAGTGAAGCTGCAGCTGCGGTTGCTGCACCGCTTGCTAATTTAAAGGGTTATGGTGGTTTAGATTATTTTGGGACTGCTTTGTGTGAATGTTTTGCAGATTATGCTTATGGTCGGGGTAGTTGGGCTTCTAATAGTGATTATGTGGGATTAGATAATACTAATCAAACACGTACTGCAAATATATGGACAAAATTATATACTGCTATTAGAAATTGCAATGTGGCTTTGGAGCGTTTACCACAAGCAAGCCAAATGTCGGAGGATAAAATAAATAGCTATATAGGGGAATTACGGTTTATAAGAGGGCTTTCTTATTTTTATTTAGTACGATATTTTGGGGATATCCCTCTTCATATAGAAGAAAATATGAGTGAATATAATATAGGAAAGAGCTCTAAAGATGTAATATATGAACTTATAGAGTCGGATCTTCGCTTTGCTGTAAATAATGCGCCTCAGACACCCCGTTTGGCAGGAACGCCCTCTGTGAATAGTGCAAAGAGCCTTTTAGGAGAAGTATATGCAACATTAGATAGATATGAAGAGTCGAAACAACTTTTGGAAGAAGTTATTAATAGTGGACAATATTCTTTAGTCACGGTGTCTTCTGCTGCAGATTTTAATAATATATTTGGACCAGAAGTTGTTTCATCTACAGAAGAGATATTTTATATAAAGGAGTATCGAGAAAACGGCCAAGGCAATGAATATGCGATGTTTTGTGCCCATCCGGGAGCAATGATTGATGGAAATGTAATGCATGGTTCTGGAGGATGGTATGGTGTTTATACTACTACGGAAAATCAATTGATAACAGATTGGGATGTGAAAGATTATCGGAAGGATTATAATTTATTATTATTTGATTTTGGCATGGGGGATAATACCTATTTATTAACAAAATATCATGATGCAAATGCTCCCGGGGCTTCTGGGGCTGCATGTGACTATCCATTAATTCGTTATCCGGATATTTTACTATTGTATGCAGAAATGGCAATGAGAGTTACTGGTTCCCCTACGGAGGATGCAATGGAAAAGATAAATATGGTTCATCGTCGTGCTTATGGTTATGATCCTATGACTTCATCTGAAGTTGATTTTGAATTAAAAGATTACTCTACTTCAGAAAAGTTTTTAGAATTAATATTGAAAGAACGGATGTATGAACAATTTAATGAAGGAAAACGTTGGTTTGATCTGATTCGTTTAGGTATTGTAAAAGAGCAGATTAAGAGGGTTAAAGGTCTTGATATACAAGAGAAACATCTGTTGTTCCCAATCCCGCAAACAGAGTTTAATTATAACGAGGCCCTTGATCCGTCAAAAGATCAAAATCCGGGGTATTAA